CCGCTTGTTGAAATCGTCCGCGGCTTAGAAACCAGTGATGAAACAGCACAACTTATTAAAGAAGTAGCAGAGCAAATGGGGAAAAAAAGCGTTGTGATTAATGAGTTTCCTGGATTTGTAACGAGTCGAATCAGTGCGTTAGTAGGGAATGAGGCTTTTTATATGTTACAAGAAGGATTAGGGACGCCAGAGGAAATTGATAAAGCTATTAAACTAGGATTAAATTATCCAATGGGTCCATTTGAACTTGTCGATTTGGTAGGGTTAGATGCACGTTTAAATAATTTAAAGTATTTACATGAAAAGTTAGGGGAAAAATACCGACCAGCTCCGCTACTAGAGCAATACGTGAAAGCTGGACGTCTAGGACGAAAATCAGGTAAAGGTGTATACGATTACACAAATAAGTCAAAAGAGGAGGTCAAAAAATGAGGGAAGTTGTTATTGTAGATGCAGTGCGAACTCCTATTGGAAGATATAAAGGAGCTTTAAAAAATATACGTCCAGACGATTTAGGGGCGATAGTTATTAAGGCGCTCATTGAACGTAATCCGAACCTCCCACCTCATCAAATTGAAGAAGTGATATTGGGGAATGCCAACCAAGCTGGTGAGGATAATCGTAATGTGGCTAGAATGTCAGCTTTACTAGCAGGACTTCCAACAAGCGTAGGGGGAACTACTGTCAATCGGCTATGTGGATCAGGTCTTGATGCTGTAATCTATGCAGCAAGAGCTATCGCAATCGGTGAAGGGGATATTTATATTGCTGGGGGCACAGAAAGCATGACTCGTGCACCTTTAGTGATGGCTAAACCTGATAAAGAATTTCCGAGAGGCAGTATGGAGTTACAAGACACCACAATTGGCTGGCGTTTTACAAATAAAAAATTAGAAGAAATGTACGGGGCAGAAACAATGCCTAAAACGGCTGAAAATGTAGCCCAACAGTTTCAAATTTCACGTAGTGAACAAGATCAATTTGCATTTGAAAGTCAACAAAAAGCAAAAAAGGCAATGGAAGAAAATCGATTCTCTGAAGAAATTGTACCTGTTATATATCGAGATCGAAAAGGCAACGAAGTTGTTATTGATAGGGATGAACATCCTCGTCCTGATACAACGTTAGAAACGTTAGGCAAATTAAGACCCCTTTTTGATGGAGGAACGGTTACTGCAGGAAATGCCTCAGGGGTTAATGACGGAGCTTCAGCCCTTCTAATCATGAGTGCCGACAAAGCAAAAGAATTAGGTTTAAGACCGCTTGTAAAGTATGTAATTGGTGCAACTGCGGGATTAGAACCCAGTATCATGGGGTTAGGCCCGATTTTGGCTACTAGAAAAGCTTTGTCGCGTGCCAACTTAACAATACAAGACATTGGACTAGTTGAATTAAATGAAGCTTTTGCTTCTCAATCTTTAGAATGTATTCGTCAACTAGAGTTAAATACAGAGAAAGTGAACGTAAATGGAGGAGCTATTGCATTTGGACATCCGCTAGGAGCAAGTGGGGCAAGAATATTAACAACTCTTATTTACGAAATGAAAAAACAAGATATTGAATACGGCCTTAGCACAATGTGTGTGGGTGTTGGACAAGGAATTGCAACAATTGTCGCAAATGTAAAAGAGTAAAATAGAGGAGTCCCTTATTTAGCCCTATGCTAGGTAAGGGTTGTTTTATAGAAAAGGAGTGTAAAAATCATGTCTCGTATTTTATACAGAGTTGAAAATATGATTGGGTATGTTACAATTAACCGCCCCGAGGTGTTAAATTGTTTTGACTATGAAACATTAGAGCAGCTACAAGAAATTGTAGAGGCGATTCATCTAGATTCAAATGTAAACACTGTCATTTTTACAGGTGCAGGTGAAAAGGCTTTTAGTGCAGGTGCGGATTTAAAGGAACGAAAAACATTATCAGAGATGCAGGTAAAACGAAATGTAAAGGCGATCCGAGATGTTTTCAATAGTATTGCAAATCTTCCACAGCCTACTATTGCTGCAGTAAATGGATACGCATTTGGTGGTGGATTTGAATTAATGCTAGCATGTGATTTTTCTATTGCTGTCGAAGAGGCGAAGCTTGGACTTACAGAGACAAGCTGGGCGATTATCCCAGGAGCTGGAGGTACACAGCGATTGCCTCGTTTAATTGGAGAGGCAAAAGCTAAAGAACTGATCTTTACAGCAAGAAAAATTGCAGCTCAAGAAGCATATGAACTCGGCATACTTACAAAGGTTGTCGAACAGAACATGCTTATGAAATCTTGCGAAACTTTTGCAGCAGAAATGATGAAAAATGGCCCAGTTGCTCTAAAGCAAGCTAAATATGCGATTAGCCAAGGAATGAATGTTGATTTGCAGACAGGACTAGAGATTGAATCAAAAGCATATGAA
This sequence is a window from Priestia filamentosa. Protein-coding genes within it:
- a CDS encoding acetyl-CoA C-acyltransferase, producing the protein MREVVIVDAVRTPIGRYKGALKNIRPDDLGAIVIKALIERNPNLPPHQIEEVILGNANQAGEDNRNVARMSALLAGLPTSVGGTTVNRLCGSGLDAVIYAARAIAIGEGDIYIAGGTESMTRAPLVMAKPDKEFPRGSMELQDTTIGWRFTNKKLEEMYGAETMPKTAENVAQQFQISRSEQDQFAFESQQKAKKAMEENRFSEEIVPVIYRDRKGNEVVIDRDEHPRPDTTLETLGKLRPLFDGGTVTAGNASGVNDGASALLIMSADKAKELGLRPLVKYVIGATAGLEPSIMGLGPILATRKALSRANLTIQDIGLVELNEAFASQSLECIRQLELNTEKVNVNGGAIAFGHPLGASGARILTTLIYEMKKQDIEYGLSTMCVGVGQGIATIVANVKE
- a CDS encoding enoyl-CoA hydratase-related protein; the encoded protein is MSRILYRVENMIGYVTINRPEVLNCFDYETLEQLQEIVEAIHLDSNVNTVIFTGAGEKAFSAGADLKERKTLSEMQVKRNVKAIRDVFNSIANLPQPTIAAVNGYAFGGGFELMLACDFSIAVEEAKLGLTETSWAIIPGAGGTQRLPRLIGEAKAKELIFTARKIAAQEAYELGILTKVVEQNMLMKSCETFAAEMMKNGPVALKQAKYAISQGMNVDLQTGLEIESKAYELTIPTEDRLEALNAFSEKRRPKFKGK